DNA sequence from the bacterium genome:
GCTGAAGCACTTCCGCTTCATCTGCATACCCTGTCATAAGTATTACTCTCTGTTCCGGGTTTCTTCTGCGTAATTCATTTGCAAGCTCAAATCCGGACATAGTGGGCATACGAATGTCAGTAATCACAAGATCCGGATGAAATCTCTCCCACTCAGACAGAGCATCTTCTCCGTTAAAAGCCATTCTGACATCATAGCCCTGACGCTCAAGAAATCGCGCATATACGCGGGCAATCGTATCCACATCATCAACAACAAGAATTTTTTCTTTCATCCTGGCCCCCTTCAAAGGTATTAATTTACATATTATCGGGGTATCTCTAATTCTCTCCTGATTACTGTTCTTCTTAAAATAAACCTGTTTTTAAAAAGAACTACTCAGATGAAGAGCTTACAACAGCTGCACTTAAAAACCGCCTGAAGTACCCCAGGTAGGAATCGAACCTACGACACCCGGTTTAGGAAACCGGTGCTCTATCCCCTGAGCTACTGGGGCAGCTTAAAACTACCTGTCAAATAATTTATTAAACTTAGTTTAAAAAGGCAAGATTTTTTTAAAATAATAAATACTTTAAATCGGCTTGCTTTCCTGAATATTGTTTTGTATTATTTAAAACACGACAAATATCATTTCTGTTTTTGAGGAGGTTTTTATGGATACAACTATTTTTAACAAAGTTTCAAAGAAAATAGACTCATACGAGGAAGAAGTAATAAAAATCCAGAAAGGTTTAACTGCTATACCGGCTCTTAGCCCTGAAAACGGAGGTACAGGTGAAAAAGAAAAATCTGACTATATAAAATCACTTCTTACGGAACTTGGGTTTGACTCAATTGAAGAAGTTGATGCTCCTGATGATAGGGTACCTGCAGGATACCGGCCAAATCTAATAGCAATTATGAACGGGAAAGACACAGCGCAGACAATCTGGATTATGAGCCACATGGATGTTGTACCAACAGGCGACAGGGAGAAATGGGATACCGAACCTTTTGAAGCTGTAGTCAAAGGAGACAAAATATACGGAAGAGGCACAGAAGATGATCAGCAGGGTTTTGTTTCGTCCTTTCTTGCAGTAAAGGCTCTTATTGAAGAAGGTGTCGTACCTGAACATAACATCGGCCTCGTTGTAGTAGCTGATGAGGAATCAGGATCAAAATACGGCATTCAGCATGTTATTAAAGAAAAGAAAGAAATTTTCAAACCTGATGATCTAATCATCATTCCTGATGCGGGAGATCCTGAAGGTATCACAATAGAAGTAGCTGAAAAATCAATCCTCTGGGTAAAATGCGAGACACAGGGAAAACAGACCCACGGATCAACTCCTGAAAAAGGGAAAAATGCCCACAAGGCTGCAGCACATCTTATTGTAAAGATGAATGAGCTTTATAAAAAATATGATAAAAATGATCCGCTTTACGATCCGCCGATATCAACTTTTGAACCGACACAAAAGGAAAAAAATGTTGATAATATAAATACTATTCCCGGTTCCGATGTATTTTATTTTGACTGCAGGATTCTTCCCGACTACTCAATAGAAGATATACAAAAAACAATCAGGTCGTGGGCAGATGATATTGAAAAGGAATTCGGTGTAACAATTACTCTTACATATCCGCAATTGGAATCAGCGCCTCCTGCTACTCCTGCTGATGCTCCTGCTGCTGCAGCACTTAAAAAAGCTATAAAAGAACTGAGGTCAAAGGAACCTGTAACAATAGGGATAGGCGGAGGAACTGTTGCCGCCTACTTCAGAAGAGCAAATCTCCCTGCAGTATGCTGGTGTACTCTTGACGACACACTTCACGCTCCCAATGAATATTGCTCAATTAAAAATGTACTGGAAGATGCACGAATTTTTGCACACATTGCTCTTCAGACCTGGTAAACAATAATCAGCCATGTCTGAAACCAAAAAAAACTGGCAGCGTCTTGCAGATAATGATTTAAAATGGAAAATCTTTAAAAAAAGGGCCGAACTTATGCAGGCTGTCCGGTCCTTTTTTATAAACAGGGATTTCCTTGAAGTCGATCCCCCAACTGCATCGCCGTGGCCTACCCTGGATTCAAATATTGATTCTGTTAAAGTAAGAATTCACGATATGAACGGGAATCCTTCCGAACTTTTTCTTCATACTTCTCCGGAACACGCAATGAAAAAGCTTCTTGCAGCAGGGTCAGGGGACATTTTCTTCCTGGGAAAAGTTTTTCGAGATGCGGAAATAACAGAACTGCACAACCCTGAATTTACAATGGCTGAGTGGTACAAAAACGGAGCAGCCTACAATGAAATAATGGACGAAACAGAAGAGTTAATTATCTATTGTGCAGAAAAAGTAACAGGTTCACTTAACATTTCCTTTCAGGGAAAAAATATTGACCTGTCTTCACCCTGGGACAGAATTTCAGTTAAAGAACTGTTTTTAAATAAGGCAGGCCTTGATCTTGACAAATGCATGTCTCTTGATTTAATGCGGAAAGCAGCAGTAAAAACCTCTGTCTATTGTGAAGATAATGACGACTGGGATACCATATTCTTAAGAATTTTTATGGAAAAAATAGAGCCTGAATTAGGACTTAAAAGGCCGGTTTTTGTAACAGACTATCCTGCAAAAAACCCTCTTATGGCAAAACTTAAAGCTTCCGACCCTGCTTACGTGGAAAGAGCAGAACTTTTTATCGCAGGAATTGAACTTGCAAACGGATACACTGAACTTACAGACGGGAAAGAACTTTTAAAAAGATTTAAAAAAGAGCAGCAATCAAGGCCGGGGAACCTGCCGATTGATACTGATCTGATTAAAGCACTAAAGACCGGCATGCCCGAATGCAGCGGAATTGCACTTGGTATTGACAGGCTGCTTATGCTTTTACTGGACAAAAAAAGTATAAATGATGTTATTCTGTCCCCGGTAAAAGAAATGATATAATCAGGCAATAAAATCCGTGTTGAAAGTTATAAAGTTGTAAAGTTATAAAGTTGTAAAGTTATAAAGTGCCCTGCCGCTGTCCGGGGGTTTAAGGCATCAGCCTTTTATTAAATCTGACAATTGTTTACAACCTTTTTGAAAAAAGCCCGGCAATCTTTTCAAGCCACTCTTTATCTACTCTGTCAAAACTGCCAAAGGAATCATCATCAACATCCAGCACTGCTTTTATATTAGCATTGGAATCAAACATCGGTACAACAATTTCAGATTTTGAACTCGGATCACATGCAATATGTCCCGGAAATTTATTAACATCTTCAACAATTACAGTTTCACCAATTTTGACTGCTTCGGCACAGACTCCGGAATCAGCAGAAAGATAAACGCATGCAGGAGTCCCCTGAAAAGGGCCCAGCACAAGCCTGTTATCTTTAACAAAATAAAAGCCGGCCCAGAAATAATTCAGTCTCTTCTTTAAAACAGCAGCAGTGTTACCCAAATCGGATATAAGCTCACCATTCTTTTTCAGACGAATTTCTATCTCCCTGAAAGACGCCAGATACTTATCTGACTTTGTCAAGCAGCACTCCCGATTGCATTAATTAAATCATGCACTAAATAAAACACAAATTATTTTTTACGGATTATCTCAGATTTAGATCCGGGCATAGTACATTTGAGTTTTTATGCTATCTTAAATCTTTCTGAAATGTTTCTCTTAAAATTCCTCTTGCACCGAAACTCTCTTTAAATTTGCCAAGCCCCCAATTAGGGTCTTCATTAACAGTAAAAATCCCGTAATCAAGAAATTTATACCCTTTTTCAATTGACCACTTGATAATCTCATAAAAAAGGAAATTAACGGGCCTGTATTTCTGGTAATCTTCATCATGGCTGATGTAAAATGCAAGCACAACACGATCATTGCATAAAAAATTTGTCACACCTGCAATCATCTTGTCTTCAAGATATGCTCCGAACTGCAGGATTCTTTCAGGAAAGAGCTTTTTCAACCTCAGCAGTTCTTCCAGCGTATGGGTAGGATTTACATTGTGCCTTAATTTCAGATTCTTTTTAAGTATTGGATAGAATTGGCTAAAATCTTCTTTTATTTTTATCTTGACACCTAATTTTTGTGATCTTCTTGTTGCTGTGCGGGCTTCAGGTTTAAACTGTTGGTAAATATCCCCGGTGTTGAAATCCAGAGGGATTACACTTGAAACTTCTCGTTTTTTATATATAAATCCGTTTTTATAAAGGGCAAAATCAATATAGTTACTCGGCCGTGCAAGGTATATAAGAGGAGGCAGAGTCATCTCAATTCTGTCAATCTTCTCTTTTTCAGCATGTTCCAGCAAAGATTCAACGAGGTCAAAAGCAGTACGTATCGACGTTTTTTCATCATACACAAAGCCTCCGTAAGAAGCTCCGCAGTGTGAAGAAAGCACTCTTTTACCGTCAATTACACGTAAAGCAGCAGGAAAGAGAGCGCAAGCCGTGCTACCCTCGGAAAAGATTAATGAGTGATCCTGAAATTTTCCTTCATCGTGGTATGAAAGGAATCTGCGGGTGTGGAACAGAGTACCGTTATTTGCTTTCCATACAAATTTATCCCACCACCCGCTTAAATCCCGATTGTATTTTTCAATTAAAATAATAGACAACCTTTATTTTTTCATTAAAGCAACCATTATTGCTTTCTGCATGTGAAGCCTGTTCTCTGCCTCATCAAATACAATAGAATGAATTCCGTCAACAACTTCATCTGTAATTTCGTCGCCTCTGTGAGCTGGCAGGCAGTGCATAACCTTTACATCATCCTTTGCCAGATCAACAAGTTTCTGGTTCACCTGAAAAGCAGCGAACACCTTTTTACGCTTTTCAGCTTCTTTCTCCTGCCCCATACTTGCCCAGACATCCGTATAAATTACATCAGCATCTTTTACCGCATCAAGAGGGTCACGAATTATGTTAATCTCGCTGATTCCCGCTTTCCTGCCATCTGCAAGAATTTTCTGGTCAGGATCATACCCTTCCGGGATTGCAAGATTTAAAGTCATAGGAATACGTGCAGCCATATTAATCCATGAATTTGCAAGATTGTTTCCGTCACCCACAAATGCAAGTTTTAATCCGTCAAAATTACCCCTGTGCTCAAGAACTGTCAGCATATCGCCCATAACCTGACATGGATGAAGAAGATCAGTCAAACCGTTAATAACAGGAATAGTCGCATTCTCAGCAAGCTCAATAATATGTTCATGCCCGAAAAGCCTGGCCATAATTCCATCATTGTATCTTGAAAACACCTGAGCAATATCTTTTACAGCTTCACGTTTACCTATCCCTATATCATTGGGGGAAAGATACAGTGCATGCCCGCCAAGCTGGAACATACCTACTTCAAATGAAACCCTTGTTCTTGCAGACGGTTTCTGAAAAATCATTGCCAGGGTCTGGCCTTCAAGCACGTGAAAAAACTGGCCTTTTTTCAGCTTTGTCTTAATATCAATTGCAAGCTTAAACATTTCATGAATTTCTTCCGTTGTAAGATCAGTAATCGCAAGAAAATCCTTCTTCATACCTCCTCCATATTATTTTTTAACGTTTCCCTTTAAGGGAACACTCCAATTCATTTGAGATGATATTAACTCTTTTATTTTAAAAAGTCAAGCAATCTTTAATTAAAGAATATACTTTGAAAGGTCTACATCTTCTACAATATCGCTCAGGCACTTTTTCACATCTTCAGCAGCAAGCTTAACGCTCTTCATATTTTCATCAGGGATATTAAAGAGTATCTCCTCAAGAAGCGTACTCATAATAGTCTGAAGCCTTCTCGCCCCTATATTTTCCGCCCTTTCATTTACTTTTGTTGCGGTTCTTGCAATCTCTTTTATAGCACCCCTCGTAAAAACGACCTTTACTCCCTCAGTTTCAATTAATGCAGTATACTGTTTGACAAGGGCATTTTCAGGTTCTGTTAAAATACGAATAAAATCTTCCGTTGAAAGTGTATCAAGCTCAACACGTATTGGGAATCTGCCCTGAAGCTCGGGAATAAGATCTGACGGTTTGGATACATGGAATGCACCCGATGCAATAAAGAGCACATGATCCGTACGAACCATTCCATATTTTGTCACTACATTGGTACCTTCAACAACAGGCAGAATATCTCTCTGTACGCCCTGCCTTGAAACATCTATTCCGCTGCCGTCCTCTTCTCCTGCTATTTTATCGATTTCATCAAGGAAGACTATGCCGGACTGCTCCACCCTCGAGATGGCATCTTCAATTACCTTCTCCATATCTATCAGCTTTTGAGTCTCCTCTGCAATCAGCACCTGCCGCGCCTCTGCAACTTTCATTTTCTTCTTTTTCCTCTTCTTCGGCATCATGCCTCCAAAGAGGTCCTGAATGTTGAGGCCCATCTCTTCAATGCCTATTGGAGAAAATATCTGCATCATGGGGTGTGAATCAAAATTAGTAGTAATTTCTACTGTTCTATTCTCAAGTTTTCCTTCTTCAAGCTGTTTTTTTAACTTTTCCCTGGTTCTGCTGAATCTTTCCTCATCCTTCCTTTCAGAATTCTCTTCTGAAAAAACATCCTTTGAGAAATCTATTGCTTTTTCATCGGCTGTATTATCTGTCGGAAAAAGTATATCAAGCAGCCTCTCCTCAGCAGCCTCCTTTGCCTTGCCCTGTACCTTAAGTGTGTGTTCTTCCTTTACCATAGAAACTGCAAAATCAGTCAGATCACGGATAATTGATTCAACATCCCTTCCGACATATCCCACTTCGGTAAATTTTGATGCTTCTACTTTGATAAAAGGTGCACCTGCCAGCCTTGCAAGCCTGCGTGCTATCTCTGTTTTACCCACTCCTGTAGGGCCTATAAGGATTATATTGTTAGGCATAATCTCATCACGAAGGTCATCTTTTACCTGCTGTCTTCTCCAGCGGTTTCTCAGGGCTATTGCAACCATCTTTTTGGCGTTATCCTGGCCAATTATGTATTTGTCAAGTTCTGCAACAATCTCTCTCGGAGTCATACAGAAATTTGCATTATCCTTATTCTGCCTTTTCAATATAAAACCCTTCTGTTATAAAACTTCCACATTAATTTTATCATTTGTATATATGCATATCTTTGATGCGATTTTCAGCGACTCACGGACAAGTTCCTCAGCGTCAAGCTCACTGTATTTAACAAGTGCTCTAGCAGCAGCAAGAGCATATGGCCCTCCTGAACCAATTGCAACTATGTTATCATCAGGCTCAATTACATCACCGGTTCCGGAAATTATCAGCATATTTTTCTTGTCAGCAACCGCAAGAAGAGCTTCAAGCTGCCTAAGATACTTGTCAGTCCGCCACTCTTTTGCAAGTTCCACTGCTGCTCTCGGCAGATTGCCGTTCCACTGTTCAATTGCCTTTTCAAATCTGTCAAAAAGAGCAAATGCATCTGCTGCAGCTCCTGCAAATCCTGCAACCATAGTATCATTATAAAGCTTTCTGACTTTGAGAGCCTTCTCTTTCATGACATAATCGCCGAATGTAACCTGGCCGTCGCCTCCGATTGCTACAGTTGCTCCTTTTTTTACACCTAGTATTGTTGTTGCATGAAAAACTGTTTCCATAGAATTCTCTGCTTTTTTATTATAATATGTTCTCTATAAGTACGAAACCTTTAAAAATTTGTTCCCTGTACTGGAAAAACTCTGACAATTTTTCAAAATTCCGCTATTTCTTTTTATTTAATTCTCTTCAGATACTTAAAATAATCCGACTTTGTCGTCAAAATTAGTGTTGAAGCCGAATCAATTGATGTTTTGTAAGTTTCAAGAGTTCTCAGAAATGCAAAAAAATCGGGATCGGAATTATATGCCCTAGCATAAATTTTTGTTGCCTTTGCATCTGCATCTCCCTGAATCTCCTTTGCCTTTTTGTATGCTTCCGAAGTAATTCTCTGCATCTCTTTTTCTCTTAATCCCTGAATCTCTGCCATCTGCCCCATACCTTCTGAACGGTATCTCTCTGCAATACGTTTGCGCTCAGAGATCATTCTCTCATACACCTTTTTCCTTACCTGCTCAACATAATTGATTCTCTGAATCCTTACATCTACAAGTTTAATGCCGTATTTTTCAACCTGCTCTTTTGCATTCTCGAATATCTTTCTTGTTATAACATCTCTTCCCAAATTTATAGAGCTGACAGTCATAGTGGAATCACCAAGTAATTCAGTATCATTAGCCTCAAATTCACGATTTGAATTCCGTACGATTTCAACTAATAAATTATCAGACACGAAATCTCTGGTTACCGCATCAATTATATCATCAAGCCTGCCGTGAGCACCTGTTTCATTGCCTACAGACTGCAGAAAAGTCAACGGATTTATAATGCTCCATCTTGCCGTAAGATCAACCCAGATGTATTTTTTATCTTTTGTGGGAATCTGATTCGGATCGCCGTCCCATGCCATAACTCTCTTTTCAAAAAAATGAGCATCCTGTATAAAAGGGGACTTCCAGTGCAGCCCTGCTTCTGTAACTGCACCGCCTATGGGTTTGCCGAACTGTGTAATAACTACCTGCTGAGTTTCAGAAACAGTGTAGAACCCATTAAAAAGAACCAGAAGGAAAATAATTCCTGCTACTGTGAGTATAATATTTCTCTTCTTCATTTTACTCCCCCTTTCTGTTCCTTCTGTAAGTCAAGGAAGGGCAATATACCTTTTTGGTCTATATCAATAATATATTTTTTATTAACACGGGGCAGGACCTCAGTTAAAGTTTCAAGGTAAAGTCTTTTACGTGTTACATCTTTTGCATTCCTGTAGGCTTTCCAAACAGCAATGAAATTAGCAGCATCTCCCTGTGCCCGGTTAATTCTATTCAAAGCATACCCCTCTGCCGCCTGAATTCTCTGTTTTGCCTCACCTTTAGCCTGAGGTATCGCTTTGTTATACGCCTGCCATGCCTGATTAATCATTCTCTCTTTTTCCTGCCTTGCTTCATTAACATCATTAAATGCAGGCTTTACAATATCTGGAGGGTTAACATCCTGCAGTTTTACAGTTACAATATTAATACCTGATTTATAATAATCAAGTATTGACTGTAACCGCTCCTCAACTTTGTTTGCAATATCTATCCTGCCTGTCGTTAATACTTCCGTAACACTATGATCACCCACCACTTCTCTCATAACAGCTTCGGAAATATCTCTCAGAGTTTCATCTGCGTTCCTTACATTAAAGATATAATCTCTTGCATCTTTAACTTTAAACTGAACAATCCACTCTACAACTGCAAGGTTCAAATCACCTGTCAGCATTAAGGATTCATCTGTATACTGTTTGTTAGAATAGATTGTACGTACTCCTGCTTTAAGTGTACGGAATCCGAACTCCTCCTTAAACACATATTTTACCTTTACTTTTCTGACGCTTTCAACTCCAAAAGGCATTTTCATATGCAGGCCGGATTCAGTTGTTCTTGTATATTTGCCAAATCTCTGAATCACCCCCTGTTCATCCGGCCCGACAGTATAAAATCCCGAAAACAGAAGAATTAATCCGATAATTATCAGTACTGCAATAACTCCGTTTTTTCTGTTAAATGCCATAGGAAGCTCAACTT
Encoded proteins:
- a CDS encoding response regulator, whose protein sequence is MKEKILVVDDVDTIARVYARFLERQGYDVRMAFNGEDALSEWERFHPDLVITDIRMPTMSGFELANELRRRNPEQRVILMTGYADEAEVLQQQHDHGFPFFTKPADLQTTVAKIVKEVLSGEYKQ
- a CDS encoding M20 family metallo-hydrolase, producing MDTTIFNKVSKKIDSYEEEVIKIQKGLTAIPALSPENGGTGEKEKSDYIKSLLTELGFDSIEEVDAPDDRVPAGYRPNLIAIMNGKDTAQTIWIMSHMDVVPTGDREKWDTEPFEAVVKGDKIYGRGTEDDQQGFVSSFLAVKALIEEGVVPEHNIGLVVVADEESGSKYGIQHVIKEKKEIFKPDDLIIIPDAGDPEGITIEVAEKSILWVKCETQGKQTHGSTPEKGKNAHKAAAHLIVKMNELYKKYDKNDPLYDPPISTFEPTQKEKNVDNINTIPGSDVFYFDCRILPDYSIEDIQKTIRSWADDIEKEFGVTITLTYPQLESAPPATPADAPAAAALKKAIKELRSKEPVTIGIGGGTVAAYFRRANLPAVCWCTLDDTLHAPNEYCSIKNVLEDARIFAHIALQTW
- the genX gene encoding EF-P lysine aminoacylase GenX produces the protein MSETKKNWQRLADNDLKWKIFKKRAELMQAVRSFFINRDFLEVDPPTASPWPTLDSNIDSVKVRIHDMNGNPSELFLHTSPEHAMKKLLAAGSGDIFFLGKVFRDAEITELHNPEFTMAEWYKNGAAYNEIMDETEELIIYCAEKVTGSLNISFQGKNIDLSSPWDRISVKELFLNKAGLDLDKCMSLDLMRKAAVKTSVYCEDNDDWDTIFLRIFMEKIEPELGLKRPVFVTDYPAKNPLMAKLKASDPAYVERAELFIAGIELANGYTELTDGKELLKRFKKEQQSRPGNLPIDTDLIKALKTGMPECSGIALGIDRLLMLLLDKKSINDVILSPVKEMI
- a CDS encoding GAF domain-containing protein; amino-acid sequence: MTKSDKYLASFREIEIRLKKNGELISDLGNTAAVLKKRLNYFWAGFYFVKDNRLVLGPFQGTPACVYLSADSGVCAEAVKIGETVIVEDVNKFPGHIACDPSSKSEIVVPMFDSNANIKAVLDVDDDSFGSFDRVDKEWLEKIAGLFSKRL
- a CDS encoding GNAT family N-acetyltransferase, yielding MILIEKYNRDLSGWWDKFVWKANNGTLFHTRRFLSYHDEGKFQDHSLIFSEGSTACALFPAALRVIDGKRVLSSHCGASYGGFVYDEKTSIRTAFDLVESLLEHAEKEKIDRIEMTLPPLIYLARPSNYIDFALYKNGFIYKKREVSSVIPLDFNTGDIYQQFKPEARTATRRSQKLGVKIKIKEDFSQFYPILKKNLKLRHNVNPTHTLEELLRLKKLFPERILQFGAYLEDKMIAGVTNFLCNDRVVLAFYISHDEDYQKYRPVNFLFYEIIKWSIEKGYKFLDYGIFTVNEDPNWGLGKFKESFGARGILRETFQKDLR
- the argF gene encoding ornithine carbamoyltransferase, with the protein product MKKDFLAITDLTTEEIHEMFKLAIDIKTKLKKGQFFHVLEGQTLAMIFQKPSARTRVSFEVGMFQLGGHALYLSPNDIGIGKREAVKDIAQVFSRYNDGIMARLFGHEHIIELAENATIPVINGLTDLLHPCQVMGDMLTVLEHRGNFDGLKLAFVGDGNNLANSWINMAARIPMTLNLAIPEGYDPDQKILADGRKAGISEINIIRDPLDAVKDADVIYTDVWASMGQEKEAEKRKKVFAAFQVNQKLVDLAKDDVKVMHCLPAHRGDEITDEVVDGIHSIVFDEAENRLHMQKAIMVALMKK
- the hslU gene encoding ATP-dependent protease ATPase subunit HslU; this encodes MTPREIVAELDKYIIGQDNAKKMVAIALRNRWRRQQVKDDLRDEIMPNNIILIGPTGVGKTEIARRLARLAGAPFIKVEASKFTEVGYVGRDVESIIRDLTDFAVSMVKEEHTLKVQGKAKEAAEERLLDILFPTDNTADEKAIDFSKDVFSEENSERKDEERFSRTREKLKKQLEEGKLENRTVEITTNFDSHPMMQIFSPIGIEEMGLNIQDLFGGMMPKKRKKKKMKVAEARQVLIAEETQKLIDMEKVIEDAISRVEQSGIVFLDEIDKIAGEEDGSGIDVSRQGVQRDILPVVEGTNVVTKYGMVRTDHVLFIASGAFHVSKPSDLIPELQGRFPIRVELDTLSTEDFIRILTEPENALVKQYTALIETEGVKVVFTRGAIKEIARTATKVNERAENIGARRLQTIMSTLLEEILFNIPDENMKSVKLAAEDVKKCLSDIVEDVDLSKYIL
- the hslV gene encoding ATP-dependent protease subunit HslV, which produces METVFHATTILGVKKGATVAIGGDGQVTFGDYVMKEKALKVRKLYNDTMVAGFAGAAADAFALFDRFEKAIEQWNGNLPRAAVELAKEWRTDKYLRQLEALLAVADKKNMLIISGTGDVIEPDDNIVAIGSGGPYALAAARALVKYSELDAEELVRESLKIASKICIYTNDKINVEVL
- the hflC gene encoding protease modulator HflC yields the protein MKKRNIILTVAGIIFLLVLFNGFYTVSETQQVVITQFGKPIGGAVTEAGLHWKSPFIQDAHFFEKRVMAWDGDPNQIPTKDKKYIWVDLTARWSIINPLTFLQSVGNETGAHGRLDDIIDAVTRDFVSDNLLVEIVRNSNREFEANDTELLGDSTMTVSSINLGRDVITRKIFENAKEQVEKYGIKLVDVRIQRINYVEQVRKKVYERMISERKRIAERYRSEGMGQMAEIQGLREKEMQRITSEAYKKAKEIQGDADAKATKIYARAYNSDPDFFAFLRTLETYKTSIDSASTLILTTKSDYFKYLKRIK
- the hflK gene encoding FtsH protease activity modulator HflK codes for the protein MVLKKRTFNVGGEEVELPMAFNRKNGVIAVLIIIGLILLFSGFYTVGPDEQGVIQRFGKYTRTTESGLHMKMPFGVESVRKVKVKYVFKEEFGFRTLKAGVRTIYSNKQYTDESLMLTGDLNLAVVEWIVQFKVKDARDYIFNVRNADETLRDISEAVMREVVGDHSVTEVLTTGRIDIANKVEERLQSILDYYKSGINIVTVKLQDVNPPDIVKPAFNDVNEARQEKERMINQAWQAYNKAIPQAKGEAKQRIQAAEGYALNRINRAQGDAANFIAVWKAYRNAKDVTRKRLYLETLTEVLPRVNKKYIIDIDQKGILPFLDLQKEQKGGVK